Within Borrelia puertoricensis, the genomic segment TGGTGTATTGTTATAATAAATTAGATGATGGTCAATATGAATATTTTAGCTATTGTACTAATGGCAAGAGAACTTTTTTGGCTTTACCCGCTGGTCATGGACAAAATTTTAAAGTTTTAAGAGATATTTATTTTAAACTTTATAATTTTGGAAAAAAATTGTGTATATTGGTAATGTTGATAATATTGGTTTTACTGTTAATTTATGTACTCTTGCAATAATGGCTATCACTAATAGTTCTTCTGGTTTTGAATTTAGTGTTAAAACACCACTAGATACAAAAGGTGGGGTTTTAGTCTTGGATGATGATAATCATTTAACTTGTGTTGATATTGGTAGTGTTATTTCTAAAGAAGCTGTCTTTGAAGCTGAATGTAGAGGTGATAGGATTTTGTTTAATTGTGCTACAGGTCTTTTTAATTTAGAATATTTGATAGAAAATATAGATAGAATAATATCAGATATGCCTATGAGAATTATTGAACAGGATAAAGAGTTTGGTAGATATACTGCAATTGAGCAAATAACTTGGGAAGCTATAAGAATAGTAAATAACCCATTAATTTTTGAGGTCAATAGAGAAGAGAGGTTTTTGCCCGCAAAATTATTTATTGATACTCTTATTATGAGTAATTACATGAATGATAAATTTATGGGCAATATTTCTGATATTGCTAGATATTTAAATAATGCTCTTAATAATTCATTGAAGAATAAATATGATTTGGTATTTAGGAGAGGTAAGTGGGATGTTTAAATTTGTGTTATTTGGCCTTTTATTGTCTAGTTTGATTTTACTAGGGTCCATTCCTGATATAGATTATGATTATTTTGAAAATGATAAATTTGATCTTGTAGATATTGATGAATTTTTAGGAAGAGTTAATGTTAAGAACTTTTTGAGGGAACGTTGTTTTTTTATTGGCATTAGGAATGTTGCTAATCCTAGTGCTGTGCAAGCACTAAGTAAAGAAGAACTTGATAAAATAAGAGAGATAAATCCAGTAGGAATTATTTTATTTAGAGAGAATTTTAAGGATGCACAACAAACCAAAGAGTTGATTAAAGAGATACAGAGACATCTTGGTTCTGATATATTGATTGCTGTTGATGAAGAAGGAGGACTGGTTAGTAGAGCTAGTGAGAATAAAAAATTGGGAGTTTATAATTTTCCTGCTATGGAATCTGTTGGGAAGACTGGAGATTCTCAGCTTGCATATAAGATTGGAGAAATTCTTGGTAAACAGCTTAGACGACTTGGTATCAATGTAAATATGGCACCTGTAGCAGATGCTAAATTTGCTCCAAATAGCCCCTTAGGTAGCAGAACTTTTGGGTATTTATCTTATAATATTGGTCTTATGGTAGAGGCATTTATTGATGGGATACAAAGGGAAGGTGTTTTTGCTGTAGTTAAACACTTTCCTGGACTTGGAGGCACAAAAGTAGATACCCATAAAGATTTGGCCTTATTACCTTATAGTAAAAATTTTTTAATGGTAAATAATTTTATACCATTTCTTTTTGGAAAGGAAGCAAAATTTATTATGCTTGGGCATGTACTTGTTCCTAAGATTTCTGGAGATGTAAGTAGTATGTCAAAAGATATTGTAGATATTATAAGACATAATCTGAATATCTTT encodes:
- a CDS encoding glycoside hydrolase family 3 N-terminal domain-containing protein, which codes for MIWYLGEVSGMFKFVLFGLLLSSLILLGSIPDIDYDYFENDKFDLVDIDEFLGRVNVKNFLRERCFFIGIRNVANPSAVQALSKEELDKIREINPVGIILFRENFKDAQQTKELIKEIQRHLGSDILIAVDEEGGLVSRASENKKLGVYNFPAMESVGKTGDSQLAYKIGEILGKQLRRLGINVNMAPVADAKFAPNSPLGSRTFGYLSYNIGLMVEAFIDGIQREGVFAVVKHFPGLGGTKVDTHKDLALLPYSKNFLMVNNFIPFLFGKEAKFIMLGHVLVPKISGDVSSMSKDIVDIIRHNLNIFSIIMTDAYDMGAIVNNFSLRHAIKKSLNSGIDVVLIPEGFKKLNLEE